The sequence GCTTGGAAGAAAATATACATAACGGTAAAATGGAGTCATATTTTGGCGAGATTATAGTACCGTCAGAGATTATTATGGAGAGAGTTAAGGGACAGGTGAAAAAATCTCAACGGACGGTTTTTCCAGGATATATTATTGTGAATATGGTAATGAATAACGATACATGGTACCTTGTGAGAAATACACCAAAAGTAACCGGCTTTGTGGGATATGATAAGATGAACCCACCGCCTTTACCTGAAAATGAGGTGAGCGAAATCTTAAGCGCCATTCAGGAAGGCAAGGGTAAAATTAAACCGAAAATTAGATTTGAAAAAGGCGATGGCGTTAAGGTAACTGAAGGACCTTTTACAAACTTTACGGGCAGTGTAGAGGAGATAAAACCTGAAAAAGGCAAGGTAAAAGTGCTCCTCAATATTTTCGGGAGAACAACTCCGGTTGAGTTGGATTTTATTCAGATAGAGAAAATATAAAGGAGTTGTAAGATGGCAAAAAAAGTTGTGGCAATGGTGAAGTTACAGTTACAGGCAGGTCAGGCGACTCCATCACCTCCTGTCGGACCGGCTCTTGGTCAGCATGGTGTCAATATAATG is a genomic window of Pseudomonadota bacterium containing:
- the nusG gene encoding transcription termination/antitermination protein NusG, which codes for MEKKWYVVHTYSGYEQKVREGLEENIHNGKMESYFGEIIVPSEIIMERVKGQVKKSQRTVFPGYIIVNMVMNNDTWYLVRNTPKVTGFVGYDKMNPPPLPENEVSEILSAIQEGKGKIKPKIRFEKGDGVKVTEGPFTNFTGSVEEIKPEKGKVKVLLNIFGRTTPVELDFIQIEKI